A window from Leptothermofonsia sichuanensis E412 encodes these proteins:
- a CDS encoding peptidylprolyl isomerase, which yields MESVPFRRSQRRTYDPRHSIMDTDRGTIHLELFDQDAPNTVKNFADLSRKGYYDGLAFHRVISDFMIQGGVSQHPRWCHRYARNRWTGI from the coding sequence ATGGAGAGTGTTCCATTTCGGCGATCGCAAAGGAGAACCTATGACCCGCGCCATTCCATTATGGATACTGACAGGGGTACCATCCATCTGGAATTGTTTGACCAGGATGCGCCCAATACCGTGAAAAACTTTGCCGATCTGTCCAGGAAAGGCTACTACGATGGGCTGGCTTTTCATCGAGTTATTTCAGACTTTATGATTCAGGGGGGGGTGTCCCAACACCCGCGCTGGTGCCACCGGTATGCCCGGAACCGGTGGACCGGGATATAG
- a CDS encoding NUDIX hydrolase: MPGRTQRKTANPVNRTTLADFKVGVDNVIFSVDTDQNRLLVLLVMRQEEPFWGQWSFPGTLVRQGESLEDAAYRILAEKIRVKNLYLEQLYTFGGPDRDPREASYGVRYLSVSYFALVRFAEAELIADGVSGIAWYPLDQVPELAFDHNQILEYGHRRLRNKLEYSPVAFEVLPELFTLNDLYQLYTTVLGETFSDYSNFRSRLLKLGFLEDTGIKVSRGAGRPASLYRFDAEAFAPLKDKPLVFI; this comes from the coding sequence ATGCCAGGACGCACTCAGAGAAAAACAGCCAACCCGGTAAACCGCACAACCCTTGCCGATTTTAAGGTAGGCGTGGACAACGTGATTTTCTCGGTCGATACTGACCAGAATCGACTGCTGGTGTTGCTGGTCATGCGTCAAGAAGAGCCTTTCTGGGGACAGTGGAGTTTTCCTGGAACCCTGGTGCGCCAGGGAGAATCCCTGGAGGATGCGGCATATAGAATTCTGGCAGAAAAAATTCGGGTCAAGAACCTCTATCTGGAGCAGCTTTATACCTTTGGAGGACCCGATCGCGATCCACGAGAAGCCAGTTATGGGGTGCGTTACCTTTCTGTCAGTTACTTTGCCCTGGTACGATTTGCCGAAGCCGAACTGATTGCCGATGGCGTCAGTGGCATTGCCTGGTATCCCCTTGATCAGGTGCCTGAACTGGCATTCGACCATAATCAGATTCTGGAATATGGGCATCGTCGGCTGCGCAACAAGCTGGAATACAGCCCCGTTGCGTTTGAAGTTTTACCAGAACTCTTCACCCTGAATGACCTCTATCAACTTTACACAACTGTTCTGGGGGAAACCTTTTCGGACTATTCCAATTTCCGTTCCCGCCTCCTCAAATTGGGATTCTTAGAAGACACTGGCATCAAAGTTTCCAGAGGGGCTGGTCGTCCTGCCAGCCTTTACCGTTTTGATGCCGAAGCGTTTGCCCCCCTGAAAGATAAACCCCTGGTATTTATTTAG
- a CDS encoding NAD+ synthase, protein MKIAIAQLNPTIGDLSGNAQRILDAAHQAADQGARLLLTPELSLCGYPPRDLLMHPGFVGAMRETLDQLASHLPSQLAALIGIACVNEKSLQEGGKPLFNSTALLEGGSVRQLFHKHLLPTYDVFDEGRYFEPGYQANHFWLKQASAGVRESEEHTSFPSSFLPPSLHLGVTICEDLWNDEEFWGKRTYRLNPIAALAEVGVDLIINLSASPYTVGKQQLRESMLRHTAKRFDHPVIYVNQVGGNDDLIFDGSSVAFNRAGKVVCRAQAFQPDLLIVEYDEQTKDLLPAPPDKIAPASEDEDAEIWSALVLGVQDYARKCGFTKVVIGLSGGIDSALVAAIATAALGPDNVLGILMPSPYSSEHSVKDALELANNLGIQTCTLPIGSLMQAFDETLAAVFAGTGFGIAEENIQSRIRGTLLMGISNKFGHLLLSTGNKSEMAVGYCTLYGDMNGGLAAIADVPKTRVYSICHWLNRRQKAEDGKQNNSNPPLIPSFGSSRGVYPSSSHAIIPTSILTKAPSAELKPGQVDQDSLPPYDILDDILARLIHDHQTPDQIMAAGHDRQIVNQVIKLVTRAEFKRRQAPPVLKVTDRAFGTGWRMPIASRWTTSPGRSSPLD, encoded by the coding sequence ATGAAAATTGCGATCGCCCAGCTCAACCCCACCATCGGCGACCTCTCCGGGAATGCCCAACGTATCCTGGATGCCGCCCACCAGGCAGCCGACCAGGGAGCGCGGCTACTATTGACCCCAGAACTTTCCCTCTGCGGCTATCCACCCCGCGACCTGCTCATGCATCCAGGGTTTGTAGGGGCCATGAGAGAAACCCTGGATCAGTTAGCCAGCCATTTGCCCTCCCAACTGGCTGCCTTAATCGGAATTGCCTGTGTCAACGAAAAATCCTTACAGGAGGGCGGCAAACCCCTGTTTAACAGCACCGCTCTCCTGGAGGGGGGCAGCGTCAGACAACTATTTCATAAACACCTCCTCCCCACCTACGATGTTTTTGACGAAGGGCGATACTTTGAACCAGGATATCAGGCAAATCACTTCTGGTTAAAGCAAGCGTCCGCAGGGGTCAGAGAATCAGAGGAGCACACCTCTTTTCCCTCCTCCTTCCTTCCTCCCTCCTTACACCTTGGTGTCACCATTTGCGAAGACCTGTGGAACGATGAAGAATTTTGGGGTAAACGAACATATCGATTAAACCCGATCGCGGCCCTTGCAGAGGTTGGGGTTGATCTGATTATTAACCTGTCTGCCTCCCCCTACACTGTTGGCAAACAGCAATTACGGGAATCGATGCTAAGACACACCGCAAAGCGGTTTGACCATCCGGTTATCTATGTCAATCAGGTGGGGGGCAACGATGACCTGATTTTTGATGGTAGCAGCGTTGCGTTCAACCGGGCAGGAAAAGTGGTTTGCCGTGCCCAGGCGTTTCAACCTGACTTGCTCATCGTGGAATATGATGAGCAGACCAAAGATCTGCTGCCCGCTCCACCAGATAAAATTGCCCCAGCCTCAGAAGACGAAGATGCCGAAATCTGGTCAGCCCTGGTGCTGGGGGTCCAGGATTATGCCCGCAAATGTGGCTTCACGAAGGTTGTGATTGGGTTGAGTGGAGGAATCGATTCTGCGCTGGTGGCGGCGATCGCCACCGCTGCCCTCGGTCCCGATAATGTTCTGGGTATCCTGATGCCTTCCCCCTACAGCTCCGAGCATTCGGTCAAAGACGCTCTGGAACTGGCAAACAACCTCGGCATTCAAACCTGCACCCTACCTATCGGTTCCCTGATGCAGGCATTTGACGAGACGCTTGCTGCGGTCTTTGCAGGCACCGGGTTCGGTATTGCCGAAGAAAACATTCAGTCCCGCATTCGGGGCACCCTGCTCATGGGAATTTCTAACAAATTTGGCCACCTGCTCCTCTCCACCGGCAACAAGTCTGAGATGGCAGTGGGTTACTGCACCCTGTACGGGGATATGAACGGGGGACTGGCCGCGATCGCCGATGTCCCCAAAACTCGCGTCTATTCCATCTGTCATTGGCTCAATAGAAGGCAGAAGGCAGAAGACGGCAAGCAGAACAATTCCAATCCACCCCTCATCCCATCCTTCGGGAGCAGCAGAGGCGTCTATCCTTCATCCTCACACGCCATCATCCCCACCTCCATCCTTACGAAAGCCCCCAGTGCCGAACTCAAACCCGGACAGGTTGATCAGGACTCCCTGCCACCCTACGATATTCTGGACGACATCCTGGCTCGCCTGATCCATGACCATCAGACTCCGGATCAAATTATGGCGGCAGGGCACGATCGCCAGATAGTGAACCAGGTGATAAAGCTGGTCACCCGCGCTGAATTCAAGCGGCGTCAGGCTCCCCCAGTTCTCAAAGTAACCGATCGCGCCTTCGGTACTGGCTGGCGAATGCCGATCGCCTCCCGCTGGACTACTTCTCCAGGCAGATCATCTCCCCTGGACTGA
- a CDS encoding P-II family nitrogen regulator, with translation MHPVKRIEIVSDSVELAKILEGLKKAGVSSYTVIHNVESKGIKGTAFDDSAVTMLDNAYVIAFCPPETVKPVIETIRPILNKFGGSCWISEVMEIRSVRCIASM, from the coding sequence ATGCATCCGGTCAAACGTATTGAAATTGTTTCGGATTCGGTAGAACTTGCAAAAATTCTTGAAGGCTTAAAAAAAGCAGGGGTTTCTAGCTATACCGTCATCCATAACGTCGAAAGTAAGGGAATTAAGGGCACCGCTTTTGATGACTCTGCTGTCACCATGCTGGACAACGCTTACGTCATAGCCTTTTGCCCACCTGAAACCGTCAAGCCTGTTATTGAAACCATCCGCCCGATTCTAAACAAATTTGGCGGCTCCTGCTGGATCTCAGAAGTGATGGAGATTCGCTCCGTCAGGTGTATTGCGTCGATGTAG
- a CDS encoding superoxide dismutase [Fe] produces MAFTQPALPFPMDALEPYGMKTETFEYHYGKHHKAYVDNLNKLTEGKDLASKSLEEVIQISFKDPSLTGVFNNAAQVWNHTFFWNSLKPGGGGAPTGELADRIAKDFGSFDQFKEEFSNAAATQFGSGWAWLVDDGGKLSVMKTPNAENPLAHGKKALLTLDVWEHAYYIDYRNARPAFIKNFLDNLVNWDFAAANLAS; encoded by the coding sequence ATGGCATTTACGCAGCCCGCCCTCCCCTTCCCAATGGATGCTCTAGAGCCATACGGCATGAAAACCGAAACCTTTGAGTATCACTATGGCAAGCACCATAAGGCTTACGTTGACAATCTCAATAAGCTCACTGAAGGCAAAGATCTTGCCAGCAAGTCTTTGGAAGAAGTCATCCAGATTTCCTTCAAAGATCCCTCTCTGACCGGCGTCTTCAACAATGCGGCTCAGGTCTGGAACCATACCTTCTTTTGGAACAGTCTGAAACCTGGTGGTGGCGGGGCACCAACTGGTGAGCTGGCTGACCGGATCGCTAAAGACTTCGGCAGTTTTGATCAGTTTAAAGAGGAGTTTTCCAACGCAGCGGCTACCCAGTTCGGGAGTGGCTGGGCATGGTTAGTGGATGATGGCGGGAAACTGTCAGTAATGAAGACCCCGAACGCTGAAAACCCTCTGGCTCATGGTAAGAAAGCTCTGTTGACCCTGGATGTATGGGAACACGCCTACTACATTGACTACCGCAATGCCCGTCCAGCCTTTATCAAAAACTTTCTGGACAATCTGGTGAACTGGGACTTTGCGGCAGCAAACCTGGCCAGCTAG
- a CDS encoding carbonic anhydrase: MSRIYGLVDGSIRRRNFLQAMGGMAGGIVGAIAGVTWNPALARADASLSPDDALETLLRGNQRFVLHKPTYPHQSAERLKEVALSQHPFATVLSCADSRVPVEILFDAGVGDLFDIRVAGNIVSPEVLGSLEYAAALLNTSLIMVLGHERCGAVTAAVQDEPVPGSIGSLVKAIKPAVGRVKGNPADLVEQAVVENVRYQIERMQQQSPVLTQLVADGKLKIVGGRYDLDSGKVAIVT; this comes from the coding sequence ATGAGTCGTATTTATGGATTAGTTGATGGGTCAATCAGGCGGCGGAACTTTTTGCAGGCAATGGGGGGGATGGCTGGTGGAATTGTGGGGGCGATCGCAGGGGTAACCTGGAATCCTGCTCTGGCGAGGGCAGATGCGTCTCTCAGTCCCGATGATGCCCTGGAAACACTGCTCAGGGGCAACCAGCGATTTGTGCTGCACAAACCCACCTATCCCCATCAGTCCGCGGAGCGGCTGAAGGAAGTTGCCCTCAGCCAGCATCCCTTTGCCACCGTGCTCAGTTGTGCCGACTCCCGGGTTCCGGTGGAGATTCTGTTTGATGCTGGTGTGGGGGATCTGTTTGACATCCGGGTTGCCGGAAATATTGTCAGCCCGGAAGTGCTGGGCAGTCTGGAGTATGCAGCCGCACTTCTGAATACCAGCCTGATTATGGTGCTGGGACACGAACGCTGTGGAGCCGTTACCGCTGCCGTGCAGGATGAACCAGTTCCGGGCAGCATTGGCTCTCTGGTGAAGGCAATCAAACCAGCCGTTGGCAGAGTGAAGGGAAACCCTGCTGACCTGGTGGAACAGGCAGTGGTTGAAAATGTCCGCTATCAAATCGAGCGGATGCAACAACAGTCTCCCGTGTTGACCCAGTTAGTTGCGGATGGGAAGCTCAAAATTGTAGGCGGTCGATATGACCTGGACAGTGGTAAAGTTGCCATTGTGACCTGA
- a CDS encoding peptidylprolyl isomerase, with protein sequence MPGTGGPGYSIKCEINPNKHLAGSLSMAHRGKDTGGSQFFICHSPQPHLDGVHTVFGRTQDMEVVNAIRQGDRIRSVKIEE encoded by the coding sequence ATGCCCGGAACCGGTGGACCGGGATATAGCATTAAATGTGAAATCAATCCCAACAAACACCTGGCAGGCTCCCTATCCATGGCTCACCGGGGAAAGGATACGGGCGGCAGTCAGTTTTTCATCTGTCATTCACCCCAACCCCACCTGGATGGAGTGCATACGGTTTTTGGGCGCACTCAAGATATGGAGGTGGTCAATGCCATTCGTCAGGGCGATCGCATTCGTTCTGTCAAGATTGAGGAGTAG
- a CDS encoding lipase family alpha/beta hydrolase has translation MGLPTVILPGYLAGASEYLALEQALQAKGIPASVVPIRWHDWLPTLGGRSVTPILRKLDRTMKQVLQQHRTARINLVGHSAGGWLSRIYMGEKPYCIHPSDTEDCVWNARESVATLVTLGTPHTSLERWTRRNLDFVNLSYPGAFYPEVRYVCVAGRAVYGDRLKSWLAYSSYKLTCGQGNCWGDGITPISSAHLEGAENLILEGVRHSPKAGRWYGSPDSIDAWLPYLA, from the coding sequence ATGGGACTGCCAACCGTGATCTTGCCGGGATATCTGGCTGGGGCATCAGAGTATCTGGCCCTGGAACAAGCCCTCCAGGCCAAGGGTATCCCTGCTTCAGTCGTGCCGATTCGCTGGCATGACTGGCTCCCTACCTTAGGGGGGCGGTCAGTCACCCCCATCCTGCGGAAACTGGACCGTACCATGAAGCAGGTGTTGCAACAACATCGGACTGCCCGGATTAACCTGGTGGGGCACTCGGCTGGCGGATGGCTGTCTCGCATCTATATGGGTGAAAAACCTTACTGTATCCATCCCAGCGATACGGAAGATTGTGTCTGGAATGCACGAGAATCGGTGGCAACGCTGGTTACGCTGGGCACTCCCCATACCAGTCTGGAGCGCTGGACGCGCAGGAACCTGGATTTTGTTAACCTCAGCTATCCAGGAGCATTTTACCCAGAGGTCCGCTATGTGTGTGTGGCCGGCAGGGCGGTCTATGGCGATCGCCTCAAATCCTGGTTGGCTTACAGTAGCTATAAGCTCACCTGTGGGCAGGGCAACTGCTGGGGCGATGGCATTACCCCTATTTCATCTGCCCATTTAGAAGGTGCAGAGAATTTAATTCTAGAGGGAGTACGCCATTCTCCCAAAGCCGGGCGATGGTACGGTTCCCCTGATTCAATCGACGCCTGGCTCCCCTATCTGGCCTAG
- the sigC gene encoding RNA polymerase sigma factor SigC yields the protein MAASSFYAEVDFDQQLYSQSFQSNDSNDSADDERTVDDLMSLEMEYTDSASFQRASRRTTDLVRLYLQEIGRVRLLGRDEEVSEAQRVQRYMRLLEQRAEAAQSGAGPIQRYVHLIDAHDRLTANLGHRPSLERWATEAGVTVADLKPILAEGKQQWAEMTGLTVDELAQIQAEGIHAKEHMIKANLRLVVSVAKKYQNRGLELLDLIQEGTLGLERAVEKFDPTKGYRFSTYAYWWIRQGITRAIATQSRTIRLPVHITEKLNKIKKAQRKISQEKGRTATIEDIALELEMTAPQVREVLLRVPRSVSLETKVGKEKDTELGDLLETDDVSPEDTLMREALRRDLQQLLADLTSRERDVIQMRFGLGDGHPYSLAEIGRALDLSRERVRQIEAKALQKLRQPKRRNRVRDYLESLS from the coding sequence ATGGCAGCATCATCCTTTTACGCTGAAGTAGACTTTGACCAACAACTCTACTCCCAGAGTTTCCAGTCAAATGACTCTAATGACTCTGCTGACGATGAGCGAACCGTGGACGACCTGATGAGTCTGGAAATGGAATACACAGATTCAGCCAGTTTCCAGCGAGCAAGTCGCCGCACGACCGATTTAGTTCGTCTATATCTCCAGGAAATTGGTCGGGTGCGCCTGCTGGGTCGAGATGAAGAAGTTTCCGAAGCGCAACGGGTGCAGCGATACATGCGCTTATTGGAACAACGTGCGGAAGCTGCCCAAAGTGGGGCAGGTCCAATTCAACGCTATGTCCACTTAATCGATGCTCACGATCGCCTTACAGCTAACCTGGGGCATCGCCCTTCGCTGGAACGGTGGGCAACCGAAGCGGGTGTCACCGTGGCAGACCTGAAGCCAATCCTGGCCGAGGGCAAGCAGCAGTGGGCAGAAATGACTGGTCTGACCGTTGACGAACTAGCACAGATTCAGGCTGAGGGCATTCATGCGAAAGAACACATGATCAAGGCAAACCTGCGCCTGGTCGTGTCTGTTGCCAAAAAGTATCAGAATCGGGGATTAGAATTGCTCGATTTAATTCAGGAGGGCACCCTGGGGTTGGAGCGGGCAGTTGAAAAATTTGACCCAACAAAGGGCTATCGCTTCAGCACCTACGCCTACTGGTGGATTCGTCAGGGTATTACGCGGGCGATCGCCACCCAAAGTCGCACGATCCGGCTACCCGTTCATATTACCGAGAAGCTGAACAAGATTAAAAAAGCGCAGCGGAAAATTTCCCAGGAGAAGGGACGCACTGCCACTATCGAAGATATCGCGCTGGAACTGGAAATGACAGCCCCTCAGGTGCGGGAAGTGCTCCTGAGGGTACCTCGCTCAGTCTCTTTAGAGACAAAGGTTGGCAAAGAAAAAGACACCGAACTGGGCGATCTCCTGGAAACAGACGATGTATCCCCTGAAGATACGCTGATGCGGGAAGCACTGCGGCGCGACCTGCAACAACTGCTGGCAGATCTGACCAGCCGTGAACGAGATGTCATTCAGATGCGGTTTGGTTTGGGCGATGGGCATCCCTACTCCCTGGCTGAAATTGGACGTGCCCTCGATTTATCCCGGGAACGGGTGCGTCAGATTGAGGCCAAAGCCCTCCAGAAACTACGCCAACCCAAACGTCGTAACCGGGTACGGGATTATCTGGAGTCTCTGAGCTAG
- a CDS encoding cation:proton antiporter, with amino-acid sequence MEAPLDITLQIILTVIAGIGAQVLAEFLKLPGIVFLLLFGILLGPSATGLLNPDRLGIGLEVIVSLLVAVILFEGGFNLQLRDLDRVSGSLRNLVTVGTLITLLGGGMAAHWLSEFPWAIAFLYASLIVVTGPTVINPLLRQVKVDRQVATLLESEGVLIDPVGAILAVVVLNILLNGDAAPLNIASGLILRLGIGGGIGVVGGWLLGVILKRLGFLSDDLKNLVVLAGLWGLYGLGQMIRSESGLMAVVAAGIVLRASSLPEERLLRRFKGQLTILAVSVLFILLAADLSIPAVLALGWGGLFTVFTLMFVVRPLNVWICTLNSELNWRQKLFVSWISPRGIVSASVASLFSILLTQRGISGGDAIKALVFLTIILTVFLQALTAQVMANLLQVNLKSATGAVIVGCNPLSLLIARLFADREEPVVLIDTAPEARQQAEKENIRIFINSALDTEVLEEAGLATMGTFLAMTKNGEVNLVVAQQAAEEFGPPRVLAVFPRDPQANTTNPKITIRQAFAPKVSVKTWSQYINDGSVKLGETLFNEEDLERRKTHLKAMMAEETLVPLVVERSGSLQVAIVDEPWQAGDRLIYLWHDSKPKLLKLLSGSSQTRLKPEKIPEVENIPLPQAKSEKDLEEVRTD; translated from the coding sequence ATGGAAGCACCGCTGGACATAACCTTGCAGATCATCCTGACTGTGATTGCAGGGATCGGCGCACAGGTGTTAGCGGAGTTCCTGAAACTTCCCGGCATTGTGTTTTTGCTGTTGTTTGGGATTCTGCTGGGTCCCAGTGCGACTGGGCTGCTCAACCCCGATCGCCTCGGCATTGGTCTGGAAGTAATTGTTTCCCTGCTGGTCGCAGTCATTCTGTTTGAAGGTGGCTTTAACCTGCAATTGCGGGATCTGGATCGGGTTTCGGGCAGCTTAAGGAACCTGGTCACAGTAGGAACGCTGATCACCCTGCTGGGTGGGGGGATGGCAGCCCACTGGCTGAGCGAATTTCCCTGGGCGATCGCCTTCCTTTATGCCTCTCTGATTGTGGTTACGGGTCCGACTGTAATCAATCCACTGCTGCGTCAGGTCAAGGTAGACCGCCAGGTTGCCACCTTATTAGAAAGCGAGGGGGTTCTGATTGACCCGGTGGGAGCAATCCTGGCAGTAGTGGTTTTAAATATTCTGCTGAATGGGGATGCAGCTCCCCTCAACATTGCCAGTGGCTTGATCCTGCGCCTTGGGATCGGGGGTGGAATTGGTGTTGTGGGTGGATGGCTTCTGGGTGTCATCCTCAAGCGATTGGGCTTTCTGTCGGATGATTTGAAGAACCTGGTGGTGCTGGCGGGCTTGTGGGGCTTGTATGGGCTGGGGCAAATGATCCGCAGCGAGTCTGGACTGATGGCAGTGGTAGCCGCAGGAATTGTCTTGAGAGCTTCTTCCCTACCGGAAGAACGATTACTCCGGCGGTTTAAAGGACAACTGACGATTCTGGCGGTATCCGTCTTATTTATTTTGCTGGCAGCAGACCTGTCCATTCCGGCTGTGCTTGCCCTGGGCTGGGGAGGGCTATTCACTGTTTTTACGCTCATGTTTGTAGTGCGCCCCCTCAATGTCTGGATCTGTACCCTGAATAGCGAATTGAACTGGCGACAGAAGCTATTTGTATCCTGGATATCCCCCAGAGGAATTGTTTCAGCTTCCGTTGCCTCCCTGTTTTCGATTCTTCTGACTCAGCGCGGCATCAGCGGAGGCGACGCCATCAAGGCATTAGTGTTTTTGACGATTATTCTGACGGTGTTTTTGCAGGCTCTGACGGCTCAGGTCATGGCGAACCTGTTACAGGTCAACCTGAAGTCAGCAACGGGGGCAGTCATCGTGGGTTGTAATCCGCTGAGTCTGTTGATTGCTCGCTTATTTGCGGACCGGGAGGAGCCTGTAGTGTTGATTGATACCGCTCCAGAGGCACGGCAGCAGGCAGAAAAGGAAAATATCCGCATTTTTATCAACAGTGCTCTGGACACAGAGGTCCTGGAGGAAGCAGGACTGGCAACGATGGGGACGTTTCTGGCAATGACCAAAAATGGGGAGGTGAACCTGGTGGTGGCTCAACAGGCAGCAGAGGAGTTTGGGCCACCCAGAGTCCTGGCCGTATTTCCCCGCGATCCACAAGCCAACACAACCAATCCCAAAATTACAATTCGGCAGGCATTCGCCCCTAAGGTTTCGGTGAAGACCTGGAGCCAGTACATTAACGATGGTTCGGTCAAGCTGGGGGAAACGTTGTTCAACGAAGAGGACCTGGAGCGACGCAAAACCCACCTGAAAGCCATGATGGCAGAAGAAACCCTGGTGCCACTGGTGGTGGAACGCTCAGGATCTCTACAGGTTGCTATCGTTGACGAACCCTGGCAGGCAGGCGATCGCCTCATTTATCTGTGGCATGACTCCAAACCCAAACTATTAAAACTCCTGTCTGGCTCCAGCCAAACCCGACTCAAACCTGAAAAAATCCCTGAAGTAGAGAACATTCCTCTACCTCAGGCTAAGTCTGAAAAAGACCTGGAAGAAGTCCGAACTGACTGA
- a CDS encoding sodium-dependent bicarbonate transport family permease, which yields MDVSLILSNILNPPVLFFFLGMTAIFVKSDLEIPPPIPKLFSLYLLFAIGFKGGVELAKSGVNLEVGLTMLAAIVMACAVPVYTFFILRLKLDPYNAAAIAATYGSISAVTFITASSFLQQLGIDFDGYMVAALALMESPAIIVGLILVNLTAQRDGDREFAWSEVLQEAFLNGSVFLLVGSLLIGFLTGEHGWQILSPFTQDMFYGVLTFFLLDMGLVAAKRIKDLEKTGAFLISFAILIPIMNAAIGLLIARLINMPPGDALLFSVLCASASYIAVPAAMRLTVPEANPSLYISTALAVTFPFNIIVGIPLYLYGINLLWS from the coding sequence ATGGATGTTAGCCTGATTCTTTCTAATATCCTGAACCCGCCAGTTCTGTTCTTTTTTCTGGGGATGACTGCGATCTTCGTGAAATCCGATCTGGAAATCCCACCCCCAATTCCCAAACTATTTTCCCTCTATCTGCTATTTGCGATTGGGTTTAAGGGTGGGGTTGAACTAGCCAAAAGTGGGGTCAATCTGGAAGTCGGGTTGACCATGCTGGCAGCCATAGTGATGGCGTGTGCGGTGCCTGTCTACACCTTTTTTATTCTGAGATTGAAGCTCGATCCCTACAATGCAGCGGCGATCGCAGCCACCTATGGTTCCATCAGTGCTGTTACCTTCATTACGGCCAGTTCCTTTCTGCAACAGTTGGGGATTGACTTTGATGGCTATATGGTGGCTGCCCTGGCACTGATGGAGTCCCCCGCCATTATTGTGGGGTTGATTCTGGTAAATCTGACGGCTCAGCGAGATGGCGATCGCGAATTTGCCTGGTCTGAAGTGTTGCAAGAAGCTTTTCTCAATGGTTCCGTGTTTCTTCTGGTCGGCAGTCTGCTCATCGGTTTTCTGACGGGCGAGCATGGCTGGCAAATCCTATCTCCCTTCACCCAGGATATGTTCTATGGCGTTTTGACCTTCTTTTTGCTGGATATGGGGCTGGTTGCAGCGAAAAGAATAAAAGATCTGGAAAAAACAGGGGCTTTTTTGATTTCCTTTGCCATCCTGATTCCAATTATGAATGCAGCCATCGGGCTTCTCATTGCACGGCTGATTAATATGCCTCCGGGTGACGCCCTGCTGTTTTCGGTCCTGTGTGCCAGCGCATCCTACATTGCGGTACCCGCCGCCATGCGGTTGACGGTCCCTGAAGCGAATCCCAGCCTTTATATTTCAACCGCCCTGGCTGTGACCTTTCCCTTCAATATCATTGTTGGTATACCGCTGTACCTGTACGGCATTAATTTGCTTTGGAGCTAA
- a CDS encoding nicotinate-nucleotide adenylyltransferase: protein MLNVALFGTSADPPTAGHQAILAWLSQHYDSVAVWASDNPFKSHQTPLQHRMAMLQLLIDDINPPRHNIWLYPELSHPRTFHTLEAAHQLWTDARFTLVIGSDLIYQLPNWYRAEDIFQQVDVLVVPRPGYPLNQLALAELQRKGARVAIADLVGLETSSTAYREKGDTEALTPPVEAYIHREHLYPCQDALREKQPTR from the coding sequence ATGCTGAATGTCGCTCTCTTTGGAACCAGTGCTGACCCCCCCACTGCCGGACACCAGGCGATTCTCGCATGGCTTTCCCAGCATTACGATTCCGTGGCAGTTTGGGCATCGGATAATCCGTTTAAGTCCCATCAGACACCCCTCCAGCACCGGATGGCCATGTTGCAATTGTTGATTGATGATATCAACCCACCACGACACAACATCTGGCTCTATCCAGAACTCAGTCATCCTAGAACGTTCCATACGCTGGAAGCTGCCCACCAGCTCTGGACTGATGCCCGATTTACACTGGTGATTGGCTCCGACTTGATTTATCAATTGCCCAACTGGTATCGGGCTGAAGATATCTTTCAGCAGGTGGATGTGCTGGTTGTGCCTCGACCGGGATATCCTTTGAATCAACTGGCTCTGGCAGAGTTGCAGCGCAAAGGAGCACGGGTGGCGATCGCAGATCTGGTTGGTTTAGAAACCTCCTCCACCGCTTACCGAGAAAAAGGAGATACGGAAGCACTGACTCCGCCTGTTGAGGCCTATATTCACCGAGAGCATCTTTACCCATGCCAGGACGCACTCAGAGAAAAACAGCCAACCCGGTAA